The Flavobacterium sp. 140616W15 sequence ATAAGCAAATGAAAATTGCCATTCCTTAAGAATTTTAGATAGGGTTTGTCATTTTATTAAAGAAGAAATATATTTATTTAAACGGATTTCGTTCCTTCCAATCACTTTTTGGTTCTAGGTAATTAAAAAGTTTGGCAATATTATGATTGATTAAAGCGTTGCTGTGTGTGATAAGTCCGTACATTTTAACAGGTTTTGCGCCCACAGAACTTTTTATTTCCAGAGCAGTTCTGGCGAAAATAATTTCTTTAAAATCTTTGTTTATAGAAAATGCGATCATATCGTAAAGCATGTTTAAGTACAGCATTTTTTCGCGTTGGATGCTTTCGTCGTAACCTAAAAAATAAGTATCCATGAGGGTTCCATTCATGATTAAGGTGTTGAAACCAATTAATTTTCCGTCGATAAAATAGCCGTAAAAAAGAAACTTGTCTTGTAATGTTTCTTTAAAAACTCTGAAGTGATTTTTTGCTAAGAAAAAGGTGTTGAATGGAGCATTTTTGGCAACATGGTAATACAAGTCATAGATAGTATCTTCAAAAGCTATGATGTCATTTAGATCCATTTTCTTTTTCTCGATTCCCAAGGCTTTTTTACGAGTACGTTTGTATTGGTCACGATATTTTTTAGACAAAGCATCAATATAATCGGTTTCAGTTTTCCAGTTTTCATTGATCTTAAAAATCATGTTTGGCTGAATAGAAAATGTGTATCCTTTTTTAAATTCGGTAGAGAGGATCTCAATTTCTTTTGCCGAAAAATCTTTAATAGTTGTAATATGAATCTTCTTTCCTTTGGATTTAAAATCTTTTTTTAATGCATTAATAGCTTTGTGTATTAATTTAATTGCTTTTGGCTGGCTTATTTTCTCAGAAAAAGAAAATGCATTTTGTCCAGTAAGCATATTATTTCCAACAAATAAAACATGCGAAGCAAATTTTTTAAAAGCAAAATTACGAACTGTAGTTTTTACACATTGATCACGTTCTCCAAACGATTCTAATTTATTAGAATCTAAAAACTGCGTGAGAGTAATACCAACTAATTCAGATTCTTTAAAAAGTCCGATATAATGGCACGACATATTAGTTGGGGCAGATTTTTCTAATACCTCTAAATATTCTTTGGATAAAAAAATATTATGGTTAGCTAAATCATTCCATGATATAGGAAGTGACGCAATGTTGTTGTAAATCTGGAAGGAATAAGATGCATTCAAGGTATGGGTACTATATTTTTCAAATTTACTTAATAATAACAGAATATTATAATTTATAGCTTATTTAGCTACAGTATACTTAAAAAAGAAATCCGTTTGATTTTTATCTTTCAAACGGATTTTTATATTTCTATTTTATGCCCAAGCGCAAATAATTCCACCCATTATGGTTAAGGTAAGAATCCAGTATCCAGCATGAACGAAAATATATTTCCAAGATTTTCTTTCAAATAAACCGTTAATAGCAAGCATTGGAAAAGCAAAAAAGACTCCAGTTAGAAACCCATGAAGCGAACCGTGTTTAAAAGTGCGATAAGCAGTTCCATAATCGGCCATAAAAGCTGCAAAAGAGGGTTTAGCACTTTCTAGCATCGGAGGACCTCCAACCATTCCTATTGCTCCGGATTGATGAATTGTTAATGCCGAAACAATTATCGTTATCATTAAGGAAAATATATAAGTCAATCCGAAAATTTTCAGCATGCTTCCTTTTTTAAGATCATCTGGAGTTATTCTGGCTTCTCTCATCCAGATTGTTCCAAAGACTTTAGGATTATACCAGATAAAACCAGTAACAAGAGTGGTTAGTGCTGAAGCAAAAAATGCTAAGATATTCATTTCCATAAAATTAGGTTTTAAGGTTAGTTGTTCAAATTTAATAAAATATTAAATACTAATTACATCGATTGAAATCATCTTAAATAATTAAGTTT is a genomic window containing:
- a CDS encoding peptidogalycan biosysnthesis protein, whose product is MNASYSFQIYNNIASLPISWNDLANHNIFLSKEYLEVLEKSAPTNMSCHYIGLFKESELVGITLTQFLDSNKLESFGERDQCVKTTVRNFAFKKFASHVLFVGNNMLTGQNAFSFSEKISQPKAIKLIHKAINALKKDFKSKGKKIHITTIKDFSAKEIEILSTEFKKGYTFSIQPNMIFKINENWKTETDYIDALSKKYRDQYKRTRKKALGIEKKKMDLNDIIAFEDTIYDLYYHVAKNAPFNTFFLAKNHFRVFKETLQDKFLFYGYFIDGKLIGFNTLIMNGTLMDTYFLGYDESIQREKMLYLNMLYDMIAFSINKDFKEIIFARTALEIKSSVGAKPVKMYGLITHSNALINHNIAKLFNYLEPKSDWKERNPFK
- a CDS encoding DUF1761 domain-containing protein, giving the protein MEMNILAFFASALTTLVTGFIWYNPKVFGTIWMREARITPDDLKKGSMLKIFGLTYIFSLMITIIVSALTIHQSGAIGMVGGPPMLESAKPSFAAFMADYGTAYRTFKHGSLHGFLTGVFFAFPMLAINGLFERKSWKYIFVHAGYWILTLTIMGGIICAWA